A window from Drosophila kikkawai strain 14028-0561.14 chromosome 2L, DkikHiC1v2, whole genome shotgun sequence encodes these proteins:
- the LOC108080699 gene encoding uncharacterized protein produces MCSQESAMPSIKSAESETLPGIIRSDSMTNGSSLRSCLLVATVLGLLCGSEALPFEYIDEHDDFAYDLDTAQSQAKYDARLLSQQMLSEAELQRQRADEEQDNGLESGSPRAQGIGVASAADGADGSPTEEDLEPHSRAAACFTNGHKYTHGQKVPRLDACEVCLCMDGEIFCWWEKCDKANVNKAKAVASGSGVGQDEVVAGNGDGNVGGEGEGDYSDPYRYESTTGKSTKVHKAARKVGKRHKHRKNQKNFNDYEVYHSHRQKQPDYKKSAVKQQLQQKQKHQSDGGGNYNIIKQHKHEQQHKLPAQQEQGSAAALAVNQAAKATHYQPPATSPPPHQHEHEHQQQHHPHQAQHSSSKILNFPENLPSLLYYDYKTEEHEHHQHQHHQQHLLHEKQRLLQQQQEALARQKAPVVAEVGPGPAAESGTNLGTDKNPDEAETDSDILPEPPTKRPKAAPTQWSAQALMTTRAEAAGGPAAATSATTTTTAAAAAAAQTPSATTATTKAATRTNEMVTSTLSSATVAATNLQHDRRGHDAEEVDDAFHRWLTSTELNADNTNSPDDNSEQETPASTIIDDVGTANRSEERGGLAKDNGGDAVFFRSSYNDYSSEFNGSVVNIDITLTAVDVHPHRQTDLIANGNRTSGVNDNGSSISSSSSNGTAGTTMDPEAASSRSGSVDNQDQPGQSTAVPPFTLTTIITTTPPAPGRMCNVLGKLYKIGDILPQDTGNCLQCICTDAVTPDEMPSVTCSPHNCPPLVLPDLFDATGY; encoded by the exons ATGTGCAGCCAGGAAAGTGCAATGCCATCCATAAAATCCGCCGAAAGTGAGACTCTGCCCGGGATTATTAGGAGCGACAGCATGACAAACGGCAGCTCCTTGAGGTCCTGTCTGCTGGTGGCCACCGTTTTGGGATTACTCTGCGGGAGCGAGG CCTTGCCTTTTGAGTATATAGACGAGCACGACGACTTCGCCTACGACCTGGACACCGCGCAGTCCCAGGCCAAGTACGACGCCCGCCTGCTCTCGCAGCAGATGCTCAGCGAGGCGGAGCTGCAGCGCCAGCGGGCGGACGAGGAGCAGGATAACGGCTTGGAGTCCGGCTCGCCACGAGCTCAGGGGATTGGCGTGGCTTCTGCCGCGGATGGCGCGGACGGAAGCCCCACGGAGGAGGACTTGGAGCCGCACAGCCGGGCAGCAGCTTGCTTCACCAACGGACACAAGTACACACACGGCCAGAAG GTGCCCCGACTGGATGCCTGCGAGGTGTGCCTCTGCATGGACGGCGAGATCTTCTGCTGGTGGGAAAAATGCG ATAAGGCCAATGTAAACAAGGCGAAGGCAGTGGCGTCAGGAAGTGGTGTTGGCCAGGACGAAGTCGTCGCTGGCAATGGCGATGGTAATGTCGGTGGCGAGGGTGAGGGTGACTATTCAGATCCATATCGCTACGAAAGCACAACGGGAAAGTCAACAAAAGTGCATAAAGCGGCTAGGAAAGTTGGCAAGCGGCATAAGCATCGCAAGAatcaaaagaattttaatgactACGAAGTTTACCACAGCCACAGGCAGAAGCAGCCGGATTATAAAAAGTCTGCCGTAAAGCAACAGCtccagcagaagcagaagcaccAGAGTGACGGCGGTGGTAACTACAATATAATCAAGCAACACAAACACGAGCAACAGCACAAGTTGCCGgcgcagcaggagcaggggaGTGCCGCCGCCTTGGCTGTTAATCAGGCGGCAAAGGCAACGCATTATCAGCCACCAGCTACGTCCCCGCCCCCGCATCAGCACGAGCAtgagcatcagcagcaacaccatCCCCACCAGGCCCAGCATTCGTCCAGCAAAATCCTGAATTTCCCCGAAAACTTGCCATCCCTGCTTTACTACGACTACAAGACCGAGGAGCACGAGCATCACCAGCACcaacatcaccagcagcaCTTGCTCCACGAGAAGCAGCGACtcttgcagcagcaacaagagGCGTTGGCGCGACAAAAGGCGCCAGTGGTAGCTGAAGTCGGACCAGGGCCCGCAGCAGAGTCAGGCACCAACTTGGGCACCGATAAAAACCCTGATGAGGCGGAAACAGACAGCGATATTCTGCCGGAGCCGCCAACAAAGCGGCCAAAGGCAGCTCCCACACAATGGTCGGCGCAGGCGTTGATGACAACCCGGGCAGAAGCAGCAGGCGGACCAGCGGCAGCCACGTCTGCGACAACGACaactacagcagcagcagcagcagcagcacaaacaccatcagcaacaacagcgacAACGAAGGCAGCGACAAGAACAAATGAAATGGTGACAAGCACGTTGTCTAGTGCCACAGTAGCAGCCACAAAT CTGCAACATGATCGCCGTGGACATGACGCGGAGGAGGTCGACGACGCGTTCCACCGATGGCTGACGTCCACAGAGCTGAACGCTGACAACACAAACTCGCCCGACGACAACTCGGAGCAGGAAACGCCAGCGTCGACAATAATCGATGATGTTGGCACGGCCAACAGGAGCGAGGAGAGGGGCGGCCTGGCCAAAGACAATGGCGGCGATGCCGTCTTCTTTCGCAGCTCGTACAACGATTACAGCAGCGAATTCAATGGGAGCGTTGTCAATATTGACATTACACTAACTGCAGTTGATGTGCATCCCCATCGCCAAACGGATTTAATTGCAAATGGCAACAGAACGTCAGGCGTTAACGACAatggcagcagcatcagcagcagcagcagcaatggaACAGCAGGGACAACAATGGACCCAgaggcagccagcagcaggagcggcAGTGTCGACAATCAGGATCAGCCCGGGCAAAGCACTGCTGTTCCGCCGTTCACCCTGACAACGATTATAACAACAACGCCGCCGGCACCAGGGCGTATGTGCAATGTTTTGG GCAAACTGTATAAAATTGGCGACATTCTGCCACAGGATACGGGCAACTGTCTGCAATGCATTTGCACGGATGCCGTGACACCCGACGAGATGCCGAGTGTCACCTGCAGTCCGCACAATTGCCCGCCGCTGGTGCTGCCGGATCTGTTCGACGCGACTGGCTACTGA